In Synechococcus sp. Nb3U1, one DNA window encodes the following:
- a CDS encoding ester cyclase, which yields MSTNADIVREYHTRLWAQGDLSAVEDYWLPTAVVHMTGFDGNGIDVVKADVERYFKAFKEVETRIDHLVTEGDMVVLHWTTSGLHVDTYDDIPATQKRITMTGIDLLRLSGGRFAQCWSIWDGLSVYEQLGVLKLERKCPPQ from the coding sequence ATGAGCACCAATGCTGATATTGTTCGCGAGTACCACACCCGCCTCTGGGCCCAAGGGGATCTCAGCGCAGTAGAGGACTACTGGCTACCCACAGCTGTAGTTCACATGACCGGCTTTGATGGCAATGGCATCGATGTGGTTAAAGCGGATGTGGAACGCTATTTCAAAGCGTTTAAGGAGGTGGAAACCCGGATCGATCATCTCGTTACGGAAGGAGATATGGTGGTGCTGCACTGGACCACAAGTGGCCTACACGTAGATACCTACGATGACATTCCCGCCACCCAAAAGCGAATTACCATGACGGGCATTGATCTGCTGCGGTTGTCGGGGGGGCGCTTTGCGCAATGTTGGTCTATCTGGGATGGTCTGTCAGTCTACGAGCAACTGGGGGTATTGAAACTTGAGCGGAAGTGCCCCCCTCAATAG